One part of the Paroedura picta isolate Pp20150507F chromosome 5, Ppicta_v3.0, whole genome shotgun sequence genome encodes these proteins:
- the LOC143837268 gene encoding N-formyl peptide receptor 2-like, with protein MNISTAHQNDTSPRVDEVMRHIGIVTNVVILVLGGLGNGLVVWVTATRKKRNNFTLTCYLNLAVADLFFSLGRIPALVQEVMYNYWPFGNLLCKLHAFARYLTVFTGVFVLTLISVDRCLLVAQPIWARNHRGPKFQALLCTGAWILALVFSLPYLVVREVTVKYGAMYCGYRKDFKIATELPLRLSRFFGGFLIPFAIILSAYLVLVFKLHNRRWEGSHRTFAMVAAIVVLFFICWLPHHVVALISTLWGSKDSWGIALKLSNALAYLHSCINPVIYVLVGYIRSRRLHRRASFLGLFRKALTEEDENSTGAEVTQRLNQKT; from the coding sequence ATGAACATCTCAACAGCTCACCAAAATGACACCTCCCCCAGGGTGGATGAGGTCATGCGCCATATCGGCATAGTGACCAACGTCGTCATCCTCGTCTTGGGTGGGCTCGGCAACGGGCTGGTGGTGTGGGTCACGGCTACAAGGAAGAAGCGTAACAACTTCACGTTGACCTGCTATCTCAACCTGGCCGTGGCAGACCTTTTCTTCTCCCTAGGCCGTATCCCTGCCCTGGTGCAAGAGGTCATGTACAACTACTGGCCCTTTGGCAATCTCTTGTGCAAACTCCATGCTTTTGCCCGATACCTCACAGTCTTCACCGGAGTCTTTGTCCTCACTCTCATCAGTGTAGACCGTTGCTTGCTGGTGGCACAGCCCATCTGGGCTCGGAACCACCGAGGGCCTAAATTCCAGGCCCTGTTGTGTACCGGGGCTTGGATCTTAGCTTTGGtcttcagcctcccctacctggTGGTCCGAGAAGTAACCGTCAAATATGGAGCAATGTACTGTGGCTATCGGAAAGACTTCAAGATCGCCACAGAGCTGCCCCTGAGGCTAAGCAGGTTCTTTGGGGGATTCCTCATCCCCTTCGCTATTATCCTCTCGGCCTACTTGGTTCTGGTGTTCAAGCTTCACAACCGGCGCTGGGAAGGGTCCCATCGAACCTTTGCTATGGTGGCAGCCATTGTGGTGCTGTTCTTCATCTGTTGGCTTCCTCATCACGTTGTGGCCTTGATCAGTACGCTGTGGGGCTCCAAGGACTCCTGGGGCATTGCGCTCAAGCTGTCGAATGCTTTGGCCTACCTCCACAGCTGTATTAACCCCGTGATCTATGTCTTGGTGGGTTATATCCGGAGCCGAAGACTCCACCGCCGAGCCTCCTTCCTTGGGCTGTTCCGCAAGGCTCTTACGGAAGAGGATGAAAACTCCACAGGGGCTGAGGTGACACAGAGACTTAATCAGAAGACCTAA
- the LOC143838981 gene encoding chemerin-like receptor 1 translates to MENTTLAYDNFSLMNEQPMDQEYVLHVFSMIINSLTFLFGCIGNGLVICIIGFCMEKTVNTIWFLNLAIADFTFTFFLPLNIVHLALGLHWPFGEAMCKISSTLVLVNLHASVYFLMIISIDRCVSVRCPIWARNHRTLRLASFVALGVWILALALSSPNLRFRKTIRVGEVVGCYREFSSDEEQAKTIHRATVINQFILTFAIPFMVITVCYGAIVLQLRRDRLSQSSKPFKVITAVILAFFICWFPYHVFAFLKVQAYKDKTLHRVLIMGIPLTSSLAFVNSCLNPILYVFMGRGIKQRLKCSLLSIFENAFSEGTSQRTTHERSVDKNISRLETFPPTPKGQEEVMSMHG, encoded by the coding sequence ATGGAGAACACCACTCTTGCCTACGATAATTTTAGTCTCATGAATGAACAACCTATGGACCAAGAATATGTGCTGCACGTCTTCTCCATGATCATCAACAGCCTGACCTTCTTATTTGGGTGCATTGGAAATGGGCTAGTCATTTGCATCATCGGCTTCTGCATGGAGAAGACAGTCAATACCATCTGGTTCCTCAACTTAGCTATTGCAGATTTCACCTTCACCTTCTTCCTGCCATTGAACATTGTCCACCTCGCCCTGGGCCTTCATTGGCCCTTTGGGGAGGCCATGTGCAAGATCAGCAGCACCCTGGTCTTAGTCAATCTCCATGCAAGTGTCTACTTCCTCATGATCATTAGCATAGACCGTTGTGTTTCTGTGAGATGTCCCATCTGGGCTCGGAATCACCGGACCCTCCGCCTGGCTTCCTTTGTGGCTTTGGGTGTTTGGATCCTGGCCCTGGCGTTGAGTTCTCCAAACCTTCGATTCAGGAAGACCATACGTGTTGGGGAGGTGGTTGGGTGCTATAGAGAATTCAGTAGTGATGAGGAACAAGCAAAAACCATCCACCGTGCCACAGTAATCAACCAGTTCATCTTGACCTTTGCTATCCCCTTCATGGTTATCACTGTTTGCTATGGAGCGATTGTTCTGCAGCTCAGGAGGGACCGCCTAAGCCAATCAAGCAAGCCGTTCAAGGTCATCACCGCTGTCATTCTGGCGTTTTTCATTTGCTGGTTCCCATATCATGTTTTCGCTTTCCTTAAGGTTCAAGCCTACAAGGACAAAACACTGCATCGAGTCCTCATCATGGGTATTCCTTTGacatccagcctggcctttgtCAACAGCTGCCTCAACCCCATCCTGTATGTCTTCATGGGGCGTGGTATTAAGCAAAGGTTGAAATGCTCCCTCCTATCAATATTTGAGAATGCCTTCTCCGAGGGGACCAGCCAGAGAACAACACATGAAAGGAGCGTTGATAAGAATATTTCCAGACTAGAGACTTTCCCACCAACTCCAAAGGGACAGGAAGAAGTAATGTCCATGCATGGATAA